The Desmonostoc muscorum LEGE 12446 genome includes a region encoding these proteins:
- a CDS encoding M10 family metallopeptidase C-terminal domain-containing protein, whose translation MASGINYIDSLLSGSKWGSKTITYSFRNEAAWIPTSPDEDDNFKPFTEVQKNATRQVLKLWEEVSGLKFQEVSETLLGGGDIRFGTAALSEGSAHAYYPGPLGGGDVWLNNKVSSNNQPLPGSFGFLTLIHEIGHALGLKHPGNYNAGGGGTPGPYLPASQDSAQYTVMSYNGSGGGTRYTGSDVSPQTPQLYDIAAIQHLYGANNSTRTGNDTYSWDANKAFVQTIWDAAGNDTISAANQTLAATINLNAGSFSSIGPRSNFSSIPAKNNLAIAYKVTIENAVGGSGNDTIIGNSVANKLSGNAGNDTLNGGAGNDTLNGGVGNDTLNGGAGLDELIGGSNNDLYILDSVESVFNIGDLFATNVYDKVTELSQGGIDTVKVSAKDNSFLSRGYTLAANVENLELTGPATNGNGNELNNIIKGNNLSNTLSGGKGNDILYGYDGSDFLVGNGGSLNEKDILIGGSSSDTFVLGDLSQIFYYNTGDSYATITDWQVGVDKIQVKAGNYTLTEGNFGLGSSITLDTGLYYNNDIIAYIQDIGKNQINMQQDFISLTPSAI comes from the coding sequence ATGGCTTCCGGAATAAATTACATTGATTCTTTACTCTCAGGATCTAAATGGGGTTCTAAAACAATAACTTATAGTTTTAGAAATGAAGCGGCTTGGATACCCACAAGCCCTGATGAAGACGATAACTTTAAGCCCTTTACCGAAGTCCAAAAAAATGCAACCCGACAAGTTCTTAAGCTTTGGGAGGAAGTATCAGGGCTGAAGTTTCAGGAAGTTTCTGAGACTTTGTTAGGCGGGGGAGATATTCGTTTTGGAACAGCTGCCTTATCCGAAGGATCTGCCCATGCTTATTACCCAGGCCCTCTAGGAGGAGGAGATGTCTGGCTGAACAACAAAGTCAGTAGTAACAATCAACCATTGCCTGGTAGCTTTGGCTTTCTAACTTTAATTCATGAAATCGGTCATGCGCTGGGACTGAAACATCCAGGTAATTATAATGCTGGTGGAGGCGGTACTCCTGGGCCTTACTTACCTGCTAGTCAAGATAGCGCTCAATACACTGTTATGTCCTACAATGGAAGCGGTGGTGGTACTCGATACACAGGTAGTGATGTTTCTCCTCAAACACCACAACTTTACGATATAGCAGCTATCCAGCATTTATATGGTGCTAATAATAGTACTCGTACAGGTAACGACACTTATTCCTGGGATGCGAATAAAGCCTTTGTACAGACAATTTGGGATGCTGCTGGTAATGATACTATCAGTGCAGCTAATCAGACTTTGGCTGCTACGATTAATTTAAATGCAGGTAGTTTTAGTTCAATTGGCCCTAGAAGTAATTTTAGTAGTATCCCAGCCAAGAACAATTTAGCGATCGCCTATAAAGTGACTATTGAAAACGCAGTTGGCGGGTCTGGTAATGATACTATTATCGGCAATAGCGTCGCTAATAAACTTTCTGGTAACGCTGGGAACGATACACTCAATGGTGGTGCTGGGAACGATACACTCAATGGTGGTGTTGGAAACGATACACTCAATGGTGGTGCTGGTTTAGATGAGCTAATTGGCGGTAGCAATAATGACCTGTACATTTTAGACAGCGTAGAATCTGTTTTTAACATTGGCGATTTGTTTGCAACTAATGTCTATGACAAAGTTACTGAGTTGTCACAAGGAGGAATTGATACAGTTAAGGTTTCAGCCAAAGATAATTCCTTCTTAAGTCGGGGTTATACCCTAGCAGCCAATGTAGAAAATTTAGAGTTAACAGGCCCTGCTACTAATGGTAATGGCAACGAACTTAATAACATTATCAAGGGTAATAACCTCTCTAACACGTTATCTGGTGGCAAAGGTAATGACATCCTATATGGTTATGACGGTAGTGATTTCCTAGTCGGTAATGGCGGGTCACTCAACGAAAAAGACATCTTAATCGGTGGTAGTAGCAGCGATACATTTGTCTTAGGGGATCTATCCCAAATATTTTATTACAACACTGGTGACAGCTATGCCACAATCACTGACTGGCAAGTGGGTGTAGATAAAATTCAGGTTAAAGCTGGTAACTATACTCTGACAGAAGGCAATTTTGGGTTGGGTAGTAGTATAACTTTAGATACAGGTCTCTACTATAACAATGACATAATTGCTTACATTCAAGATATCGGCAAGAATCAAATTAATATGCAACAAGACTTTATATCTTTGA
- a CDS encoding PAS domain-containing hybrid sensor histidine kinase/response regulator, which produces MENDPALQLNRLRSTLGKMEVALGAIDDAIAWTGEDTKVQWCNAAFDRLVGIPHISILGHSLIDLLPLTQQGQAILNEVHPIRMALQDHVKPTEYEFKKSHQTIILEISGNCIEFIAGEKCAVLTIRDITASKKAQAEFHKAKEAADVANVAKSQFLANMSHELRTPLNVILGFTQLLTRYGSLDAQQQEYLETIARSGEHLLNLIDDVLEMSKIEAGKTTFNEAGFDLKTLLDTLYQMLRLKAQSKGLKLNFELAADLPQYIRTDESKLRQVLINLLGNAIKFTQVGSVTLRVRRDFAEINTGIRLLFEVEDTGAGIELTELERLFEPFVQTQTGKNSQEGTGLGLPISQKFVRLMGGEITVNSTVEVGTIFKFDIYTKEVRSDEVQTAKSTQQVIALAAGQPKYRILVAEDKPEIRQIMIKLLQPVGFDVREANNGEEAIALCKSWHPDLVWMDMRMPVMDGYEATKRIKTNIDSPPVVIALTGSAFEEDRIVALSTGCDDFVRKPFRVEVIFEKMSQYLGVQYIYATEDTKLPTQPQSSVISANELENAIAQMPAEWLEQLHQAAIRVNAKEILQLIEEIPPPQAALAQTLTNLVNDFLFEEIITLTQ; this is translated from the coding sequence ATGGAGAACGATCCTGCCCTTCAGTTAAACCGACTGCGTTCAACTTTAGGAAAAATGGAAGTAGCACTAGGGGCTATTGATGATGCGATCGCCTGGACAGGTGAAGATACGAAAGTGCAATGGTGTAACGCAGCCTTTGATCGCTTAGTCGGTATACCTCATATTAGTATTTTGGGACACTCGCTAATTGACCTACTACCGTTGACACAGCAGGGACAAGCGATCCTAAATGAAGTGCATCCCATACGAATGGCACTACAAGACCATGTAAAACCTACTGAATATGAATTTAAAAAATCTCATCAAACGATAATTTTGGAAATTTCTGGCAACTGTATCGAATTCATTGCTGGCGAAAAATGTGCTGTTTTAACGATTCGTGATATTACGGCTAGTAAAAAAGCTCAAGCCGAATTTCATAAAGCGAAAGAAGCAGCAGATGTGGCAAATGTCGCCAAAAGCCAATTCTTAGCAAACATGAGCCATGAACTGCGAACTCCCCTCAATGTGATTTTGGGCTTTACCCAATTGCTGACTAGGTATGGTTCTCTCGATGCCCAACAACAAGAGTATTTAGAAACTATCGCCCGCAGTGGCGAACACCTGTTGAATTTAATCGATGATGTTTTAGAAATGTCCAAAATTGAAGCTGGTAAAACCACATTTAATGAAGCTGGCTTCGACTTAAAGACTCTTTTGGACACACTATACCAAATGTTACGCTTAAAAGCCCAGTCTAAAGGATTAAAGTTAAATTTTGAACTGGCTGCTGACTTACCGCAATATATTCGCACAGATGAAAGCAAACTGCGCCAGGTTTTGATTAATTTATTAGGCAATGCCATTAAATTTACCCAAGTAGGTAGTGTAACTCTGCGAGTTAGGCGCGACTTTGCAGAGATAAATACAGGAATACGTTTATTATTTGAAGTTGAAGATACTGGTGCTGGTATTGAGTTAACAGAATTGGAGCGTTTATTTGAACCTTTTGTGCAAACTCAGACAGGTAAAAATTCTCAAGAGGGAACCGGATTAGGATTACCTATTAGCCAAAAATTTGTGCGCCTTATGGGAGGAGAAATAACTGTTAACAGCACCGTAGAGGTGGGAACAATTTTTAAGTTTGATATCTACACCAAAGAAGTTCGATCTGATGAAGTGCAAACGGCAAAATCTACCCAACAAGTGATTGCTTTAGCAGCCGGACAGCCAAAATATCGGATTTTGGTAGCAGAAGATAAACCAGAAATTCGCCAGATTATGATTAAGTTGCTACAACCAGTCGGTTTTGATGTGCGTGAAGCTAATAATGGAGAGGAAGCGATCGCTTTATGTAAAAGTTGGCATCCTGATTTAGTATGGATGGATATGCGTATGCCTGTGATGGATGGTTATGAGGCAACTAAACGTATTAAAACAAACATTGATTCACCTCCTGTCGTCATTGCTCTAACTGGTAGTGCTTTTGAAGAAGATCGGATTGTTGCCTTATCTACAGGTTGCGATGATTTTGTCCGTAAACCATTTCGAGTTGAAGTAATTTTTGAGAAGATGAGCCAATATTTGGGTGTCCAATATATATATGCAACTGAAGACACCAAACTGCCCACCCAGCCGCAATCTTCAGTTATCTCTGCGAATGAATTAGAAAATGCGATCGCACAAATGCCTGCGGAGTGGTTAGAACAATTACACCAAGCGGCCATCAGAGTTAACGCTAAGGAGATTTTGCAACTTATTGAAGAAATTCCGCCACCTCAAGCTGCTTTGGCTCAAACACTGACCAATCTTGTTAATGATTTTTTGTTTGAAGAGATTATTACCTTAACCCAGTAA
- a CDS encoding PAS domain S-box protein, protein MKTISEIKLETQLPVIITDQQGFVTYINEAFNQVYGWGYEEIIGLPLEVIIPQSLHDSHRLSFSRFIMTEKAKILNHPLLLKTVTKDGIEVESEHFITAEKQGENWFFAATISPL, encoded by the coding sequence ATGAAAACTATTAGTGAAATCAAGTTAGAAACTCAACTACCTGTCATTATTACAGACCAACAAGGCTTTGTTACATATATCAATGAGGCTTTTAATCAGGTTTATGGCTGGGGTTATGAGGAAATTATTGGCTTACCTCTGGAAGTCATTATTCCCCAAAGCCTTCATGATTCCCATCGGTTGAGCTTTTCTCGCTTTATCATGACGGAAAAAGCTAAAATTCTGAATCACCCTCTGTTGCTAAAAACTGTGACTAAGGATGGTATTGAAGTAGAAAGTGAACATTTTATCACCGCAGAAAAGCAGGGCGAAAATTGGTTTTTTGCAGCGACGATTTCTCCTTTATAA
- a CDS encoding ATP-binding response regulator produces MNSSDSHKGDILIVDDTIDNLRLLSKMLTEQGYEVRCVTNGATALMGIKAQPPDLILLDITMPGLNGYEVCQQLKVDDKTSEIPVIFISALNETFDKVKAFSVGGVDYISKPFQLQEVFVRIETQLKTRRLQAQLQVQNSRLQQAETDLLKALEQEKELNLRLQEMATIEERNRIARDIHDSLGHSLVALNIQLEAAMALWQDNTTKAYECLLEAKQLGSETLKAVRDSVALIRSEPLQSQLLEAAIANLTEEFYRLTGILPETKIQIPPNLRHAMNTTIYRILQEGLTNICKYAQATAVQIQIEPTADGVELILEDNGKGFQVNSNKKGFGLQGMQERIAALGGQLEIASQPNRGCRITARFPQT; encoded by the coding sequence ATGAATAGCAGCGACTCACATAAAGGAGATATCCTCATTGTTGATGACACCATCGATAACCTGCGCCTTTTATCAAAAATGCTGACTGAGCAGGGGTATGAGGTGCGATGTGTCACCAACGGTGCTACAGCATTGATGGGTATCAAAGCTCAACCGCCCGATTTAATCTTACTAGACATTACTATGCCAGGACTCAATGGCTATGAAGTTTGCCAGCAGTTAAAAGTAGATGACAAAACCAGCGAGATTCCGGTGATTTTTATCAGCGCCTTAAATGAAACATTCGATAAAGTCAAAGCATTTTCAGTTGGTGGTGTTGATTATATTAGCAAACCCTTTCAACTCCAAGAGGTATTTGTTCGGATTGAAACGCAACTGAAAACTCGGAGATTGCAAGCACAACTGCAAGTGCAAAATTCTCGCTTGCAGCAAGCCGAGACAGATTTACTTAAAGCGTTAGAGCAAGAAAAGGAACTTAATTTGCGGCTTCAGGAAATGGCTACGATAGAAGAGCGCAATCGTATCGCCCGTGATATTCATGATTCTTTAGGCCATTCGTTGGTAGCACTGAACATTCAACTTGAAGCGGCTATGGCTTTATGGCAAGATAACACCACCAAAGCTTATGAATGTTTGTTAGAAGCGAAACAACTGGGGTCAGAAACTTTAAAAGCAGTGCGCGATTCTGTGGCGTTAATTAGATCCGAACCTTTACAAAGCCAGCTTTTAGAAGCGGCGATCGCTAACCTGACAGAAGAATTTTATCGACTCACTGGCATTTTACCAGAAACTAAAATTCAGATCCCACCAAACTTGCGCCATGCCATGAATACAACGATTTATCGAATTTTGCAAGAGGGCTTGACTAATATCTGCAAATATGCACAGGCGACGGCAGTGCAGATTCAAATCGAGCCTACTGCTGATGGGGTGGAACTGATACTAGAAGATAATGGCAAGGGTTTTCAAGTAAACAGCAATAAAAAGGGATTTGGACTCCAAGGAATGCAGGAAAGGATAGCTGCTTTAGGAGGCCAATTAGAAATTGCTAGTCAGCCAAATCGAGGCTGTCGAATTACTGCTAGATTTCCTCAAACTTAG
- a CDS encoding response regulator transcription factor, which produces MIQVLLVEDQEIVRRGLKTLLEIQPDLQVVAEAENGQKAIQQMENLYGGDSQPDIILMDIRMPVMDGVEATQRICQQFPNTKILILTTFDETQYISEAIRFGAKGYLLKDTPAQELVAAIHSIHKGYTHFGPGILEKMLVAVPASQPAPEKQPPAKLGELTTREREVLRLIASGLSNREIAQKLFLSEGTVRNHITNILNRLNLRDRTQAAIFANSFLNHLENSELAVA; this is translated from the coding sequence ATGATTCAGGTATTACTCGTAGAAGACCAAGAGATCGTCCGTCGTGGGCTGAAGACTTTGTTAGAGATTCAACCAGACTTACAAGTAGTCGCAGAAGCTGAGAATGGTCAAAAAGCAATTCAACAAATGGAAAATCTCTATGGTGGAGATTCTCAGCCAGACATTATATTGATGGATATCCGTATGCCTGTAATGGATGGGGTAGAAGCTACACAACGTATCTGCCAGCAGTTTCCAAACACGAAAATTTTGATTTTGACGACGTTTGACGAGACACAATATATTTCCGAGGCGATCCGCTTTGGTGCTAAGGGATATCTATTAAAGGATACGCCTGCACAGGAGTTGGTAGCCGCAATTCATTCTATTCACAAAGGCTACACTCACTTTGGCCCAGGAATTCTGGAAAAGATGCTCGTTGCTGTGCCTGCATCTCAACCAGCGCCAGAAAAACAACCACCAGCAAAACTGGGAGAACTTACCACTAGAGAACGAGAAGTTTTGCGGTTGATTGCTAGTGGGCTGAGCAATCGAGAAATTGCCCAAAAGCTTTTTCTTTCAGAAGGTACGGTCAGGAATCATATTACTAATATTTTAAATCGTCTCAATCTACGCGATCGCACTCAAGCCGCGATTTTTGCCAATTCTTTTCTAAATCACCTAGAAAATTCTGAGCTTGCTGTCGCCTAA
- a CDS encoding NB-ARC domain-containing protein, with the protein MSRSLKVRAECLENVRLALKRNAYPSQKSLSQELGLALGTISKFLNGKPIDYSYFREICDKLGLDWQAIANIDNLNDTPLPVPVPVKSEVKSVDKRVDWGEAIDVSVFHGRQSELKILSQWLVEDRCRLVALLGMGGIGKSALSVKLAQLLESEFHFIIWRSLRNAPPLATLLIDLVTFVSHQQEIKADIRQLIHYLRNARCLVILDNMETILDAEQAGQYRSGYEDYGGLLRTVAEVQHQSCVILTSREKPAEIATFEGVEMAVRAMRLQGSPEAAYALLQAKGVTGSVDDKQLLCDRYSNSPLALKIVATSIQNLFSGELSEFLKQDTIIFNGIRRLLAQQFERLSSLEQTIMYCLAINREWVNIAELEQDIVPTVSRGRILEALEYLNGRSLIESKSSNYTQQPVVMEYVIDRLIERVTNELTTVELSLFNSHALIKTTVKDYVRESQERLILQPIAEQFCKTFSSPKALEQQIAIVLLQLQSPKVKLSHYGAGNLINLCCHLQFNLTGYNFSDLTIRQAYLQNRNLPHVNFTNSNFLQSVFTQTFGCILTLAFSPKNKLLATGDSNNDVRIWRLVDSQLLFVCEGHTDWVRTLVFSADGNTVISAGDDQTIRLWDVNTGQCLKTLTGNASRIGSLALSPDGRTLITSSEDRTVRVWDIFTEECIKNLQGHNKQVWAVAISPDGRTIASGSEDQTVRLWDINTGQCLKLLAEHTNWVWTVAFSPDSKILASGSHDNTIKLWDLNTGQCLKTLVGHNKWVWSVAFSPDGQTLASGSEDQTVRLWNINTGQCFTTLQGHTNRIWSVAFSPDSQTLASGSDDQTIKLWNTDIGKCIKTMQGCTRKIWSVACSLNGETIASSGDEKIVRLWNVNSGECYQTLAGHSSRIESVAFSPDGYTLVSGGEDQTVRLWDINTGQCLKILEGHTKQVWSVAFSPNGRTIASGSEDQTVRLWDIKTGQCLQTLQGHNNWVWSVAFSPDGRFLASASYDHTIKLWDSSTGELLKTLEGHTNYALAVAFSADSRLLATGSYDQTIKIWNVNTGKCLETLHEHTDPVGSVCFSPKEPLLASASMDRTFKFWDISEIYSQIEGLEANKSTKNQSSKSTLGKCLKTFTGHSDVVWTLRFSCDGTMVVTGNWDETIKIWDVNTRECLKTLRAERPYEGMNITNVTGITAAQKASLKALGAVEKDVISARDKN; encoded by the coding sequence ATGTCGCGATCGCTGAAAGTTCGTGCTGAATGCCTAGAAAATGTGAGATTAGCTCTCAAACGCAATGCTTATCCCAGCCAAAAGAGCTTATCTCAAGAGCTAGGATTAGCTTTAGGGACTATAAGTAAATTTTTGAACGGTAAACCCATAGATTATTCATATTTTCGGGAAATATGTGACAAACTAGGACTTGATTGGCAAGCGATCGCTAACATAGATAACTTAAATGATACACCCTTGCCAGTACCTGTTCCCGTAAAGTCCGAGGTAAAAAGTGTTGACAAGCGAGTTGATTGGGGCGAAGCAATAGATGTCTCTGTGTTTCACGGACGACAAAGCGAACTAAAAATCCTCAGTCAATGGTTAGTAGAGGATCGCTGCCGCTTAGTCGCTTTGCTAGGTATGGGTGGAATTGGCAAGAGTGCTTTATCAGTGAAACTCGCGCAACTGCTGGAATCAGAGTTTCATTTTATTATCTGGCGCAGTTTACGCAATGCCCCTCCCTTGGCAACTCTATTAATTGATTTAGTAACATTTGTCTCTCATCAACAAGAAATCAAAGCAGATATAAGGCAGCTGATTCATTACCTACGTAATGCACGTTGTCTGGTGATTTTAGACAATATGGAGACTATTTTAGACGCAGAGCAAGCTGGGCAATATCGCTCTGGCTATGAAGATTATGGCGGATTGCTGCGGACAGTAGCAGAAGTGCAACACCAAAGTTGTGTCATCCTGACTAGTCGTGAAAAACCTGCTGAAATCGCTACCTTTGAAGGTGTGGAAATGGCCGTGCGCGCGATGAGGCTCCAAGGTTCGCCAGAAGCAGCATACGCCTTATTGCAAGCTAAAGGGGTAACTGGCTCTGTGGATGATAAACAATTACTATGCGATCGCTACTCTAACAGTCCTTTAGCTTTAAAAATTGTTGCGACTTCCATTCAAAACCTATTTAGCGGAGAACTGAGTGAATTCCTCAAACAAGACACGATTATTTTTAATGGCATTCGCCGTTTGTTAGCACAACAGTTTGAGCGGTTGTCATCGCTAGAACAAACTATCATGTACTGCCTAGCAATAAATCGTGAGTGGGTAAATATTGCGGAATTAGAACAAGATATTGTACCAACTGTCTCCAGAGGCAGGATTTTAGAGGCTCTGGAATATTTAAATGGGCGATCGCTAATTGAAAGCAAATCGAGTAACTACACCCAGCAACCCGTGGTGATGGAGTATGTTATCGACCGACTAATTGAGCGAGTGACAAATGAACTGACAACAGTAGAACTATCCCTATTTAATAGTCATGCACTGATAAAAACTACTGTGAAAGATTATGTCAGGGAAAGCCAAGAGAGATTGATATTGCAGCCTATCGCCGAACAATTTTGTAAAACATTTAGTTCGCCAAAAGCTCTAGAGCAACAAATAGCGATCGTGCTTTTACAATTGCAAAGTCCAAAAGTTAAACTTTCTCATTACGGTGCTGGCAATCTGATAAATCTTTGTTGCCATTTGCAATTTAATTTAACAGGCTACAATTTTTCTGACCTAACTATTCGTCAAGCCTACCTGCAAAACAGAAATCTACCTCATGTTAACTTTACCAATTCTAATTTTCTCCAGTCAGTTTTTACCCAAACATTTGGGTGTATTCTCACACTTGCTTTCAGCCCCAAAAATAAGCTATTAGCTACTGGCGACTCAAATAACGACGTGCGTATTTGGCGTTTGGTTGATTCTCAATTACTTTTTGTATGTGAGGGGCACACAGATTGGGTGCGTACACTTGTTTTCAGTGCAGATGGTAATACTGTAATTAGTGCTGGTGACGATCAAACAATACGATTGTGGGATGTCAATACAGGTCAATGCCTCAAGACACTCACCGGAAATGCCAGTCGCATTGGCTCCTTAGCTTTAAGCCCTGATGGTCGCACCTTAATTACTAGCAGCGAAGATCGAACTGTTCGAGTTTGGGATATTTTCACTGAGGAATGTATTAAAAATCTTCAAGGACATAACAAGCAGGTCTGGGCAGTAGCAATTAGTCCCGATGGCCGCACCATCGCTAGTGGCAGTGAGGATCAAACCGTGCGCTTATGGGATATTAACACAGGGCAATGTCTCAAACTATTAGCAGAACATACCAATTGGGTTTGGACAGTTGCCTTTAGCCCAGATAGTAAAATCCTTGCAAGTGGTAGCCATGATAACACGATTAAACTCTGGGATCTGAACACAGGGCAATGCCTGAAAACTTTAGTGGGTCATAATAAATGGGTGTGGTCAGTAGCATTTAGTCCTGACGGTCAAACTCTTGCTAGTGGTAGCGAGGATCAAACTGTGCGATTGTGGAATATTAACACAGGGCAATGTTTCACAACTTTACAAGGGCATACAAATCGAATTTGGTCAGTGGCGTTTAGTCCCGATAGCCAAACTCTTGCTAGTGGCAGTGACGACCAAACAATCAAACTTTGGAATACTGATATAGGTAAGTGCATCAAAACCATGCAAGGATGTACCAGAAAAATTTGGTCAGTGGCTTGCAGTCTAAATGGGGAGACCATTGCTAGTAGCGGTGATGAAAAAATTGTGCGGCTGTGGAATGTTAATTCTGGTGAATGCTACCAAACTTTGGCAGGGCATAGCAGTCGAATTGAGTCCGTGGCATTCAGTCCTGATGGCTACACGCTTGTTAGCGGTGGTGAAGATCAAACAGTGCGCTTGTGGGATATTAACACAGGACAATGCCTGAAAATCCTTGAAGGACACACTAAACAAGTTTGGTCGGTGGCATTTAGCCCCAACGGTCGCACTATTGCCAGTGGCAGTGAAGATCAAACAGTGCGTTTATGGGATATCAAAACAGGACAATGCTTGCAAACCCTACAAGGACATAATAACTGGGTGTGGTCAGTGGCGTTTAGTCCTGATGGTCGCTTTTTGGCTAGTGCTAGCTATGACCATACTATAAAACTGTGGGATAGTAGTACAGGAGAACTATTAAAAACCTTAGAGGGTCATACTAATTATGCATTAGCAGTTGCCTTTAGTGCTGATAGTCGTTTATTAGCAACTGGTAGCTACGACCAGACTATAAAAATATGGAACGTTAACACAGGTAAGTGCCTGGAAACATTGCATGAGCATACCGATCCAGTCGGTTCTGTATGCTTTAGTCCAAAAGAACCACTCCTTGCTAGTGCAAGTATGGATCGTACTTTCAAATTTTGGGATATCAGCGAAATTTATTCTCAAATAGAAGGTTTGGAAGCAAACAAATCAACCAAAAATCAAAGCTCAAAATCGACGTTAGGAAAATGCCTCAAAACTTTTACTGGTCATAGTGATGTTGTCTGGACACTCAGGTTCAGTTGCGATGGTACTATGGTTGTTACTGGAAATTGGGATGAAACGATAAAAATATGGGATGTCAACACAAGAGAATGTTTGAAAACTCTTAGAGCCGAACGCCCCTATGAAGGTATGAATATCACCAATGTCACAGGAATTACAGCAGCGCAAAAAGCGTCGTTAAAAGCTTTGGGTGCAGTTGAAAAAGACGTTATATCAGCACGAGACAAAAACTAA
- a CDS encoding ISAs1 family transposase, with protein MGSSLIEQLRLVEDFRTKDRLTTRTVEVFDDLNGIDLSWAGIKSLIRVERTGTRGGQPYHEVVCYISSLIHPAREFARGIRGHWSIENRLHWIKDVVMKEDDSKIRMGNAPANLSILRAIAINILRRNGHLSITIAQRFISNDIDKLLALVE; from the coding sequence ATGGGTAGTTCTCTGATTGAACAACTGCGGCTTGTGGAAGATTTTAGAACAAAAGATAGACTGACAACAAGGACTGTTGAAGTTTTTGATGATTTGAATGGAATTGACCTATCCTGGGCGGGAATTAAGTCCTTAATTCGAGTTGAAAGAACTGGAACACGAGGAGGTCAACCATATCATGAGGTTGTCTGTTACATTAGTAGCCTCATTCATCCCGCACGAGAATTTGCTCGTGGTATTCGCGGGCATTGGAGTATCGAAAATCGCCTCCATTGGATTAAAGACGTAGTTATGAAGGAGGATGACTCAAAAATACGTATGGGTAATGCTCCGGCGAACCTCTCAATCCTCAGAGCGATCGCCATTAATATACTCCGTCGAAATGGTCATCTTTCCATCACAATTGCTCAAAGATTTATCTCTAATGATATTGACAAACTTCTTGCCCTTGTGGAATGA
- the cas2 gene encoding CRISPR-associated endonuclease Cas2: MNVIVSYDIPEDKRRTKIHKILKSYGQWVQYSVFECDLTDTQYAKLRSRLNKLIKPESDSILFYSMCACCVGKIERIGGQQIRDNSIFFAECADR; the protein is encoded by the coding sequence ATGAATGTGATTGTTTCTTATGATATTCCCGAAGACAAACGCCGCACCAAAATCCACAAAATACTCAAGTCTTACGGTCAGTGGGTACAGTACAGTGTGTTTGAATGCGACCTTACTGATACTCAGTATGCAAAATTGCGATCGCGCTTGAATAAGTTGATTAAGCCTGAAAGCGATAGCATCCTCTTTTATTCAATGTGTGCTTGCTGTGTAGGTAAAATTGAACGTATTGGTGGGCAACAGATTCGTGATAACAGTATTTTCTTTGCAGAATGCGCGGATAGGTAG
- a CDS encoding transposase family protein, whose protein sequence is MGCFYRIFLNIQHFCPHKKRKNTEISELQKQENKELSSRRIAVEHMICRVKIFRVASDRFRLARHRYNQVLLAVCGLVRLRINRLFSVTLNT, encoded by the coding sequence TTGGGCTGTTTTTATCGGATTTTTCTTAACATTCAACACTTTTGCCCTCATAAGAAACGAAAAAATACAGAAATCTCGGAATTACAAAAACAAGAGAATAAAGAACTCTCGTCACGCAGAATAGCTGTTGAACACATGATATGTCGGGTCAAAATATTTCGAGTAGCCAGTGATAGATTTCGTCTAGCTCGACATCGATATAATCAGGTACTTCTGGCTGTTTGTGGGCTGGTAAGGTTACGAATTAATCGGTTATTTTCTGTTACCCTTAATACTTAA